A stretch of the Papaver somniferum cultivar HN1 chromosome 6, ASM357369v1, whole genome shotgun sequence genome encodes the following:
- the LOC113291899 gene encoding probable E3 ubiquitin-protein ligase ARI8: MYSDDDIYDDDDFTYEDEDDLPPEAPKEAPEKNCAVMHADVIRQKQEADISSVSNVLDVSRASAIIALLHYKWCVSNTSVSDGPGCLKLRCPDPSCNAAVGQDMINTFACKENKQKYANYLLRSYIEDNKEFKWCPAPDCGLAIKFDVGNDNCDVICECIYSFCWNCSKEAHRPVDCSTMEKWILKNNDESENVTWILAHSKPCPNCKRPIEKSVGCNHMRCSICQFRFCWVCLVSLDNHSCNGYKVDAANDNLERNTARNHLAKYTHYYLRWAANHKSLDHAVKYTKNMQTCARVEELCFILCLADEKELKLIKDAWEKIIECRRVLKWSYAFGYYLPEHEHGKIQLFEYLQGQAESGLESLHQYAEEELETCLVSETPLGNFKIFQKELEKQTTATANFFESLANAFKNGMSEVDSQGAGSSNRERATDEYDGRRDYGRNYASTTSLHNEFSRSDYFSDDYYYG, translated from the coding sequence ATGTATTCAGATGAtgatatttatgatgatgatgatttcacctatgaggatgaagatgatttaCCTCCCGAAGCCCCAAAGGAAGCTCCGGAAAAAAATTGTGCAGTTATGCACGCCGACGTTATACGTCAGAAACAAGAAGCAGATATATCGTCGGTATCTAATGTGCTTGATGTTTCAAGAGCTTCGGCCATTATCGCACTTCTTCACTATAAGTGGTGCGTCAGTAACACATCAGTCAGTGATGGACCTGGGTGTTTGAAGTTGCGGTGTCCTGATCCATCTTGTAATGCTGCTGTTGGTCAAGACATGATAAATACATTTGCTTGCAAAGAAAATAAGCAGAAGTATGCTAATTACCTCCTCAGATCTTATATTGAAGATAATAAAGAGTTCAAGTGGTGCCCCGCACCGGACTGTGGTTTAGCCATCAAATTTGATGTTGGTAATGATAATTGTGATGTTATTTGCGAATGCATTTATAGCTTTTGCTGGAATTGTAGCAAGGAAGCGCATCGTCCGGTAGACTGTAGCACCATGGAGAAGTGGATTTTGAAGAACAATGATGAGTCTGAAAACGTAACATGGATATTAGCTCATTCTAAGCCTTGTCCAAACTGCAAACGACCGATTGAGAAAAGTGTAGGGTGTAATCATATGAGGTGCTCAATTTGTCAATTTCGTTTTTGCTGGGTATGTCTTGTTTCCTTAGATAATCATTCTTGTAATGGATATAAGGTCGATGCAGCAAATGACAATTTGGAGAGAAACACAGCTAGAAACCACTTAGCAAAGTATACTCATTACTACCTTAGATGGGCGGCTAACCATAAGTCACTCGATCATGCAGTTAAATATACGAAGAATATGCAGACATGTGCTAGAGTAGAAGAGCTATGTTTCATTCTATGCCTGGCTGATGAGAAAGAGCTCAAGTTAATTAAAGATGCATGGGAAAAGATCATTGAATGCAGACGTGTGCTTAAGTGGAGCTATGCATTTGGATATTACTTACCTGAACATGAACATGGGAAGATACAACTGTTTGAGTATCTGCAAGGTCAGGCTGAATCTGGACTAGAAAGTCTTCATCAATATGCAGAGGAAGAATTAGAAACATGCCTGGTTTCGGAAACTCCGTtaggaaatttcaaaattttccagAAGGAGCTCGAGAAACAGACTACCGCCACTGCAAACTTCTTTGAAAGCCTGGCCAATGCCTTCAAGAACGGGATGTCAGAGGTAGATTCACAAGGTgcaggcagcagcaacagagagagAGCTACAGATGAGTATGACGGACGGAGGGACTACGGACGAAACTACGCCAGTACCACTAGTCTGCATAATGAGTTTAGTCGATCTGACTATTTTAGTGATGATTATTATTATGGGTAA